One stretch of Streptomyces sp. NBC_01363 DNA includes these proteins:
- a CDS encoding carbohydrate ABC transporter permease, translating into MTTAAAGGADAVPPADKQSSAEPSVPAPRKPSDPPSGGPGRSRRSVTGTRRLFAALFLAPALVLLGALVVYPIVYSVYRSFLDQAGTGFAGLDNYKALFTDDTIRTAVKNNAIWVVLAPTVSTALGLIFAVLTERIRWGTAFKLVVFMPMAISMLAAGIIFRLVYDAAPERGVANAVWVGVHDTFSESAGYPKAHPLPVHPLKAGAGGSFVTKAPVRTGQPVQLPLVGVIPANMPKDAKPAKAAAAADGEITGTAWLDFTKGGGGRPNVIDAKELGLKGLKVEAVKDGKVVASATAAADGTFTLPASADGAGLRLPASNFKEPYNGIEWLGPTLVTPGIIGSYVWMWAGFAMVLIAAGLAGLPRELLEAARVDGANEWQVFRRITVPMLAPVLVVVLVTLMINVLKIFDLVFIIAPGSSQDDANVLALQLYRSSFGTDADLGIGSAIAVLLLLLVLPVMYVNIRRIRKEGRR; encoded by the coding sequence ATGACGACAGCCGCAGCGGGGGGCGCCGACGCGGTGCCCCCCGCCGACAAGCAATCGTCCGCGGAGCCGTCGGTGCCCGCGCCCAGGAAGCCGTCCGATCCGCCGTCCGGCGGCCCGGGACGCAGCCGCCGGAGCGTGACCGGCACCCGCCGGCTCTTCGCGGCCCTCTTCCTGGCACCCGCGCTGGTGCTGCTGGGCGCGCTCGTGGTCTATCCGATCGTGTACTCCGTCTACCGGTCGTTCCTCGACCAGGCGGGTACGGGCTTCGCCGGACTCGACAACTACAAGGCGCTGTTCACGGACGACACCATCCGTACGGCGGTCAAGAACAACGCGATCTGGGTCGTGCTCGCGCCGACGGTCTCCACGGCCCTCGGACTCATCTTCGCGGTGCTCACGGAGCGGATCCGCTGGGGCACGGCGTTCAAGCTGGTCGTCTTCATGCCGATGGCGATCTCCATGCTCGCCGCCGGCATCATCTTCCGGCTGGTGTACGACGCCGCTCCGGAGCGCGGGGTCGCCAACGCCGTATGGGTGGGTGTGCACGACACGTTCTCCGAGTCGGCGGGGTACCCGAAGGCACATCCGCTGCCCGTCCACCCCCTCAAGGCGGGCGCCGGTGGTTCCTTCGTCACCAAGGCGCCGGTACGGACCGGGCAGCCCGTGCAGCTGCCGCTGGTCGGTGTGATTCCGGCGAACATGCCGAAGGACGCGAAGCCCGCGAAGGCCGCCGCGGCGGCGGACGGCGAGATCACCGGCACCGCGTGGCTGGACTTCACCAAGGGCGGTGGCGGCCGGCCCAATGTCATCGACGCCAAGGAGCTGGGGCTCAAGGGCCTCAAGGTCGAGGCGGTCAAGGACGGCAAGGTGGTCGCCTCGGCGACGGCGGCGGCGGACGGTACGTTCACCCTGCCCGCGTCGGCGGACGGCGCCGGACTCCGGCTCCCCGCCTCGAACTTCAAGGAGCCGTACAACGGCATCGAGTGGCTCGGCCCGACCCTCGTCACCCCCGGGATCATCGGTTCCTACGTCTGGATGTGGGCCGGGTTCGCGATGGTGCTGATCGCGGCGGGGCTCGCGGGGCTGCCCCGTGAACTCCTCGAAGCGGCCCGGGTGGACGGCGCGAACGAGTGGCAGGTGTTCCGCCGGATCACGGTGCCGATGCTCGCGCCCGTGCTCGTGGTGGTGCTGGTCACGCTCATGATCAACGTGCTGAAGATCTTCGACCTGGTCTTCATCATCGCGCCGGGCTCCTCGCAGGACGACGCGAACGTGCTGGCGCTCCAGCTCTACCGGTCCTCGTTCGGCACGGACGCGGACCTCGGGATCGGCAGCGCCATCGCCGTACTCCTGCTGCTGCTGGTACTCCCGGTGATGTACGTCAACATCCGCCGGATCCGGAAGGAGGGGCGCCGATGA
- a CDS encoding ABC transporter substrate-binding protein, with protein MRTTLRISRAAAVFTAVGALALTGCSDDGGKDKPDKSSGNGKGSPSSVVLPKLDGEKLSVAAVWTGAEQANFVKVLKEFENRTGAKVTFVPAQDPIVNFLGTKIAGGQPPDVAMIPQVGAIQQAAQKKWAKPVGPEAKAQLAKNYSKVWQDLGAVDGTQYGVYFKAANKSLIWYNTKAFENAGAAEPKTWKDFLKTAETVSASGVTPVSVGGADGWTLTDWFENIYLSQAGPEKYDQLAQHKIKWTDPSVKDALTTLAQLFGKPSLIAGGADGALQTEFPASVTQTFTGGDQPKAAMVFEGDFVGVNIAQTKSKIGTDAKVFPFPAVGAESPVVTGGDAAVALKDGKGAQALLTWLASADAAKIMAEQGGFISPNKTLDASAYPNEVQRTMAQALISAGDSVRFDMSDQAPQSFGGTPGKGEWKTLQDFLKNPKDIAGTQAKLESDAAKAYKS; from the coding sequence ATGCGCACAACCCTTCGGATCAGCAGGGCCGCCGCGGTGTTCACCGCCGTCGGCGCACTGGCCCTCACCGGTTGCAGTGACGACGGCGGAAAGGACAAGCCGGACAAGAGCTCGGGGAACGGCAAGGGGAGCCCTTCCAGCGTCGTGCTGCCCAAACTGGACGGCGAGAAGCTCTCGGTCGCGGCCGTCTGGACCGGTGCCGAGCAGGCCAACTTCGTCAAGGTCCTCAAGGAGTTCGAGAACCGCACGGGCGCGAAGGTCACCTTCGTCCCGGCGCAGGACCCGATCGTCAACTTCCTCGGTACGAAGATCGCGGGAGGTCAGCCGCCGGACGTCGCGATGATCCCACAGGTCGGCGCGATCCAGCAGGCCGCCCAGAAGAAGTGGGCGAAGCCGGTCGGCCCCGAGGCCAAGGCCCAGCTGGCGAAGAACTACTCGAAGGTCTGGCAGGACCTCGGCGCGGTCGACGGCACCCAGTACGGCGTCTACTTCAAGGCCGCCAACAAGTCCCTGATCTGGTACAACACCAAGGCGTTCGAGAACGCGGGCGCGGCCGAGCCGAAGACCTGGAAGGACTTCCTGAAGACGGCCGAGACGGTCTCCGCATCGGGTGTCACCCCGGTCTCGGTCGGTGGCGCGGACGGCTGGACGCTGACCGACTGGTTCGAGAACATCTACCTCTCCCAGGCCGGTCCGGAGAAGTACGACCAGCTGGCCCAGCACAAGATCAAGTGGACGGACCCGTCCGTCAAGGACGCGCTGACCACGCTCGCGCAGCTCTTCGGCAAGCCCTCGCTGATCGCGGGCGGCGCCGACGGCGCCCTGCAGACGGAGTTCCCCGCCTCGGTCACCCAGACGTTCACCGGCGGTGACCAGCCCAAGGCCGCGATGGTCTTCGAGGGCGACTTCGTGGGCGTCAACATCGCGCAGACGAAGTCGAAGATCGGGACGGACGCCAAGGTGTTCCCGTTCCCGGCGGTCGGCGCCGAGTCCCCCGTCGTGACCGGCGGCGACGCCGCGGTGGCGCTGAAGGACGGCAAGGGCGCCCAGGCCCTGCTGACCTGGCTGGCCTCGGCCGACGCCGCGAAGATCATGGCCGAGCAGGGCGGGTTCATCTCGCCGAACAAGACCCTGGACGCCTCCGCGTACCCGAACGAGGTGCAGCGCACGATGGCGCAGGCGCTGATCTCGGCCGGTGACTCCGTCCGGTTCGACATGTCCGACCAGGCGCCGCAGTCGTTCGGCGGGACGCCCGGCAAGGGCGAATGGAAGACCCTCCAGGACTTCCTGAAGAACCCGAAGGACATCGCGGGGACTCAAGCGAAGCTGGAGTCCGACGCGGCCAAGGCGTACAAGAGCTGA
- a CDS encoding FHA domain-containing protein, which translates to MQIRLTVLAPRSGQTPARACDVLVTAPSGTALATVASNLAAAVLGPDGSLGSGAVVLFAGRERLDAQRCALGEPPLVDGAMLSLQVPGEDEAVDDAVPARLHVVAGPDAGGVHLLHGGRIRIGRSADADVPLDDPDVSRLHCAVAVSADGQVSVADLGSTNGTLLDGTEVRDRPVRLKPGALLRLGESTLRLTSGAPAPTLATAPDGEGHLRLSGTAGADDGSGHGYAPAVSPDPGPVRHQDSGTGHAYGSDDDGRTGARRASSSGHPAPVPDDGTPRRGGIGAWARRLAGNRGEPVHEATPDGAGAAEPPFPAAPAAPSGAAAQSVWPDPAAVLLTALGPGPRLWERGTTHPEALVVRLGTTDRAELPAVPVTVGLREAGSLGLAGPRTRLAGLARSTVAQLAALHSPADLEIVLISTDRARGADERRREWAWLGWLPHLRPMRGQDCRLLLAYDRDQATARVTELVRRLDDGPLGPGWASLDRSTVAEAAERYAGPYTVVIVDGDPGSAALRENTARLAAAGAAAGIHLICLAETPAATPTSPVAATYEAACHASIAFRECGAVAMLSGDVATALRLLRTADGRAAGRGTVAAVDAVSAHWAERFGRALAPLRTEGSATAHGRSASVSLPTTARLLDELGLARATPASLMARWASTADDQPGATVRGSGRWTGGPAGGGADDGADAGTRGSGRTEYPRGAGPRVGTQRMGAGPGPDGAGGYAPGSGRTPYPGSENATHIGAPGHSLAPDDGHDTPGSGRTPYPDSGRTPYPDSGRTPYPGGSAGRVGGQRYGGSPGDIPSSRTIPGTGTGSWAGGGDRAGDVQGADSLRSAGSGRGSNRVSGPRGGDTPRVAARSAESAAAAGRTAAGAAADAGADPDTGTPAAAPAAVGRPVVVLGAGPRGAVSVDLAEEGPHLLIEGPAGSGRTELLRAVAASLAAAARPDLLGILLVDGAGGDRGEGLRPCTELPHAFTHLVASDPVRMREFAQALGGELKRRAELLGPHDFTEWHHRHEVARRMVGQRPPTTAEQRGDVDAPMSGTLRLRPAARSSTPGPSPLPRLVVLVDDFDALVAPALGSPGRPAAGSVVRALEAVAREGGRLGVHLVAASARPDRTEDTDLAHGARLRIVLDAPVVPPSPDGPAPGRGRLGHPDGRVTPFQGGRVTGRIPRTATLRPTVVPLEWERMGDPPTRRPVRELGNGPTDLALLASALEWAARSVNAEPIAPFGPVRS; encoded by the coding sequence ATGCAGATCCGGCTGACCGTCCTCGCGCCGCGCAGCGGCCAGACCCCGGCGCGCGCGTGCGACGTGCTGGTCACCGCCCCGTCGGGGACGGCGCTCGCCACCGTGGCGTCCAACCTGGCCGCGGCCGTCCTGGGGCCCGACGGCTCGCTCGGCAGCGGCGCGGTGGTGCTGTTCGCCGGGCGCGAGCGGCTCGACGCCCAGCGGTGCGCGCTGGGTGAACCACCACTGGTGGACGGGGCGATGCTCTCGCTCCAGGTCCCGGGCGAGGACGAGGCGGTGGACGACGCCGTCCCGGCGCGGCTGCACGTGGTCGCGGGGCCGGACGCGGGCGGGGTCCATCTGCTGCACGGCGGCCGGATCCGGATCGGCCGCTCCGCCGACGCTGACGTCCCGCTCGACGACCCCGATGTGTCCCGGCTGCACTGCGCGGTGGCGGTCTCCGCCGACGGCCAGGTCTCGGTGGCCGACCTCGGCTCCACCAACGGCACCCTGCTCGACGGTACGGAGGTCCGCGACCGCCCGGTCCGGCTGAAGCCCGGTGCGCTGCTGCGGCTCGGCGAGTCCACGCTCCGGCTGACCTCCGGCGCGCCCGCGCCGACGCTGGCGACGGCCCCGGACGGCGAGGGTCATCTGCGGCTTTCCGGCACGGCCGGCGCCGACGACGGCTCCGGTCACGGATACGCCCCGGCCGTCTCCCCCGACCCCGGGCCCGTCCGCCACCAGGATTCCGGCACCGGTCACGCGTACGGGAGCGACGACGACGGGCGGACCGGTGCCCGCCGGGCGTCCTCCTCCGGGCACCCCGCCCCCGTCCCGGACGACGGGACGCCGCGACGGGGCGGGATAGGCGCCTGGGCGCGCAGACTCGCGGGCAACAGGGGCGAGCCCGTGCACGAGGCGACGCCCGACGGCGCGGGCGCGGCCGAGCCGCCGTTCCCGGCCGCCCCGGCGGCGCCTTCGGGGGCCGCCGCGCAGAGCGTCTGGCCCGACCCGGCGGCCGTGCTGCTGACCGCGCTCGGCCCCGGCCCCCGGCTGTGGGAGCGCGGCACCACCCACCCCGAGGCGCTCGTGGTGCGCCTCGGGACGACGGACCGGGCCGAGCTGCCCGCCGTGCCGGTGACGGTGGGGCTGCGGGAGGCCGGTTCGCTCGGGCTCGCCGGGCCGCGGACCCGGCTGGCCGGACTCGCCCGTTCCACGGTGGCGCAGCTCGCCGCGCTGCACTCCCCCGCCGATCTGGAGATCGTCCTGATCAGCACGGACCGCGCCCGCGGCGCGGACGAGCGCAGGCGCGAGTGGGCCTGGCTCGGCTGGCTGCCCCATCTGCGGCCGATGCGCGGCCAGGACTGCCGGCTGCTCCTCGCGTACGACCGCGACCAGGCCACCGCCCGAGTGACGGAGCTGGTGCGCCGGCTGGACGACGGTCCGCTCGGGCCCGGCTGGGCGAGCCTGGACCGCAGTACGGTCGCCGAGGCCGCGGAGCGGTACGCGGGTCCGTACACCGTGGTGATCGTCGACGGCGACCCGGGCTCGGCGGCGCTGCGCGAGAACACCGCCCGGCTGGCCGCCGCCGGTGCCGCGGCCGGCATCCATCTGATCTGTCTGGCCGAGACCCCGGCCGCCACACCCACCTCACCGGTCGCGGCGACCTACGAGGCCGCCTGCCACGCCTCGATCGCGTTCCGCGAGTGCGGGGCGGTGGCGATGCTGAGCGGCGACGTGGCGACGGCCCTGCGGCTGCTGCGGACGGCGGACGGCCGGGCCGCGGGCCGCGGCACGGTCGCCGCGGTGGACGCGGTGTCGGCGCACTGGGCCGAGCGGTTCGGCCGGGCGCTGGCCCCGTTGCGTACGGAGGGTTCGGCCACGGCCCACGGCCGATCGGCGTCGGTCTCGCTGCCGACCACCGCCCGTCTGCTGGACGAGCTGGGCCTGGCCCGTGCCACTCCGGCTTCCCTGATGGCCCGTTGGGCCTCCACCGCGGACGACCAGCCCGGCGCCACGGTGCGCGGCTCGGGCCGCTGGACGGGCGGACCGGCGGGCGGCGGCGCGGACGACGGCGCCGATGCGGGCACCCGCGGTTCGGGCCGTACGGAGTACCCGCGCGGCGCGGGTCCCCGCGTGGGCACCCAGCGCATGGGCGCCGGGCCGGGCCCGGACGGCGCGGGCGGATACGCCCCCGGCTCGGGCCGCACCCCGTACCCCGGCAGCGAGAACGCCACCCACATCGGCGCCCCGGGCCACTCCCTCGCCCCCGACGACGGCCACGACACTCCCGGCTCCGGGCGCACCCCGTACCCGGACTCGGGCCGTACCCCGTACCCCGACTCCGGGCGCACCCCGTATCCCGGCGGTTCCGCGGGCCGGGTCGGCGGGCAGCGGTACGGCGGTTCGCCCGGGGACATCCCGAGCTCGCGGACCATTCCCGGGACCGGAACCGGTTCCTGGGCCGGTGGTGGTGACCGCGCCGGCGACGTCCAGGGCGCCGACAGTCTCCGGTCCGCCGGGTCCGGACGCGGCTCGAACCGGGTCAGCGGGCCGCGCGGCGGCGACACTCCCCGGGTCGCCGCGCGAAGCGCCGAGAGCGCCGCCGCGGCCGGACGCACCGCCGCCGGGGCGGCAGCGGACGCGGGCGCCGACCCGGACACCGGCACACCCGCCGCCGCCCCCGCGGCCGTCGGGCGGCCCGTGGTGGTGCTCGGCGCCGGGCCCCGGGGCGCGGTCAGCGTGGATCTGGCGGAGGAGGGACCCCACCTCCTCATCGAGGGACCGGCCGGCAGCGGACGCACGGAGCTGCTGCGGGCCGTCGCCGCCTCGCTCGCCGCGGCGGCCCGGCCCGACCTGCTGGGCATCCTGCTGGTCGACGGCGCGGGCGGCGACCGCGGCGAGGGCCTTCGCCCCTGCACCGAGCTCCCGCACGCGTTCACGCACCTGGTGGCCTCCGATCCGGTGCGGATGCGAGAGTTCGCCCAGGCGCTGGGCGGTGAGCTGAAGCGCCGCGCCGAGTTGCTCGGCCCGCACGACTTCACCGAATGGCACCACCGGCACGAGGTGGCGCGGCGGATGGTCGGCCAGCGCCCGCCGACCACCGCGGAACAGCGCGGTGACGTGGACGCCCCGATGAGCGGGACGCTCCGGCTGCGCCCCGCCGCCCGCTCCTCGACCCCCGGGCCGTCCCCGCTGCCCCGGCTCGTCGTCCTGGTCGACGACTTCGACGCGCTGGTCGCCCCGGCGCTCGGCAGCCCCGGCCGCCCCGCCGCGGGTTCGGTGGTGCGGGCCCTGGAGGCGGTGGCGAGGGAGGGCGGCCGGCTGGGCGTCCACCTGGTCGCGGCGTCCGCCCGCCCGGACCGTACGGAGGACACGGACCTGGCCCACGGGGCCCGGCTGCGCATCGTGCTGGACGCACCGGTGGTCCCGCCGTCGCCGGATGGCCCGGCGCCCGGACGGGGCAGGCTCGGGCATCCGGACGGCCGGGTGACGCCGTTCCAGGGCGGCCGGGTGACCGGTCGCATCCCGCGCACCGCCACGCTGCGGCCCACCGTCGTGCCGCTGGAGTGGGAGCGGATGGGCGATCCGCCGACCCGGCGCCCGGTCCGTGAGCTGGGCAACGGACCGACCGACCTGGCGCTGCTGGCCAGTGCGCTGGAGTGGGCGGCCCGTTCGGTGAACGCCGAGCCGATAGCCCCGTTCGGGCCCGTCCGCTCCTGA
- a CDS encoding serine/threonine-protein kinase: MRPVGSKYLLEEPLGRGATGTVWRARQRETAGAEAAVAGEPGETVAIKVLKEELANDADIVMRFLRERSVLLRLTHENIVRTRDLVVEGDLLALVMDLVDGPDLHRYLRENGPLTPVAAALLTAQIADALAASHADGVVHRDLKPANVLLDERDGQMHPMLTDFGIARLADSPGLTRTHEFVGTPAYVAPESAEGRPQTSAVDIYGAGILLYELVTGRPPFAGGTALEVLHRHLSEEPRRPSTVPAPLWTVIERCLSKDPDRRPSAENLARGLRVVAEGIGVHASSAQIAAADGVGALLAPDPAPAAVPETPGAADPTQMLPSNAGSYDPNAATSLMQHTPGQGQGAGGHADPTSVMPPVPPRPDGSPQPEGPHPWQSQLQAARDRNEPTQVQYLDPGQDPLRRRPQRAQPQPQQPQHQQPQRRQPPPQHQQYQQPQQQQYPQHHHQQQYQPQPQQQPQRQQYAPPQQPVAPQPPAPRQPREPRQRSANPMRIPGLGCLKGCLFTLVLLFVAGWLIWELTPLQDWIGQGKSYWQAISDTVSTVTDWISKLGGSSDGGGNTNP; encoded by the coding sequence GTGCGGCCGGTAGGCAGCAAGTACCTCCTGGAGGAGCCGCTGGGACGCGGCGCCACGGGCACCGTCTGGCGTGCCCGCCAGCGGGAGACCGCGGGCGCCGAGGCGGCCGTCGCCGGCGAGCCCGGCGAGACCGTGGCGATCAAGGTCCTGAAGGAGGAGCTCGCCAACGACGCCGACATCGTGATGCGGTTCCTGCGCGAGCGCTCCGTGCTCCTCCGGCTCACCCACGAGAACATCGTGCGCACCCGCGACCTGGTCGTCGAGGGCGACCTCCTCGCCCTCGTCATGGACCTGGTCGACGGCCCCGACCTGCACCGCTACCTCCGCGAGAACGGCCCGCTCACCCCGGTCGCCGCCGCACTGCTCACCGCGCAGATCGCCGACGCGCTCGCCGCCAGCCATGCCGACGGCGTCGTCCACCGCGACCTGAAGCCCGCCAACGTCCTGCTCGACGAGCGCGACGGCCAGATGCACCCGATGCTCACCGACTTCGGCATCGCGCGCCTGGCCGACTCCCCGGGGCTCACCCGGACCCACGAGTTCGTCGGCACGCCCGCCTACGTGGCGCCCGAGTCCGCCGAGGGCCGCCCGCAGACCTCCGCCGTCGACATCTACGGCGCGGGCATCCTGCTGTACGAGCTGGTCACCGGCCGCCCGCCGTTCGCCGGCGGCACCGCCCTCGAAGTGCTGCACCGGCACCTCAGCGAGGAGCCCCGCCGCCCCAGCACCGTCCCGGCCCCGCTGTGGACGGTGATAGAGCGCTGCCTGAGCAAGGACCCCGACCGGCGGCCCAGCGCCGAGAACCTGGCCCGCGGCCTGCGCGTCGTCGCGGAGGGCATCGGCGTGCACGCCAGTTCCGCCCAGATCGCCGCGGCCGACGGCGTGGGCGCCCTGCTCGCACCCGATCCGGCACCCGCGGCCGTTCCGGAGACCCCCGGCGCGGCGGACCCGACGCAGATGCTGCCGAGCAACGCGGGCTCGTACGACCCCAACGCCGCCACCAGCCTCATGCAGCACACCCCCGGCCAGGGCCAGGGCGCGGGCGGGCACGCCGACCCGACCTCGGTCATGCCGCCCGTGCCGCCGCGTCCGGACGGCTCTCCGCAGCCCGAGGGGCCGCACCCCTGGCAGTCCCAGCTCCAGGCGGCCCGCGACCGCAACGAGCCGACCCAGGTCCAGTACCTCGACCCGGGCCAGGACCCGCTGCGCCGCCGCCCCCAGCGCGCCCAGCCCCAGCCCCAGCAGCCACAGCACCAGCAGCCACAGCGGCGGCAACCGCCTCCGCAGCATCAGCAGTACCAGCAGCCGCAGCAACAGCAGTACCCCCAGCATCACCACCAGCAGCAGTACCAGCCGCAGCCTCAACAGCAGCCCCAGCGCCAGCAGTACGCGCCCCCGCAGCAGCCGGTGGCGCCCCAGCCGCCGGCCCCGCGTCAGCCCCGCGAGCCGAGGCAGCGCAGCGCCAACCCGATGAGGATCCCCGGCCTCGGCTGCCTCAAGGGCTGTCTGTTCACCCTGGTGCTGCTGTTCGTCGCGGGCTGGCTGATCTGGGAACTGACCCCGTTGCAGGACTGGATCGGCCAGGGCAAGAGCTACTGGCAGGCGATCAGCGACACGGTCTCCACCGTCACCGACTGGATCTCGAAACTGGGCGGCAGCAGCGACGGCGGCGGCAACACCAACCCCTGA
- a CDS encoding serine/threonine-protein kinase: MARNIGSRYTAHQILGRGSAGTVWLGEGPEGPVAIKLLREDLASDQELVGRFVQERTALLGLDHPHVVAVRDLVVDGNDLALVMDLVRGTDLRTRLDRERRLAPEAAVAIIADVADGLAAAHAAGVVHRDVKPENILLDMEGPLGPGGSHPALLTDFGVAKLIDTPRRTKATKIIGTPDYLAPEIVEGLPPRAAVDIYALATVLYELLAGFTPFGGGHPGAVLRRHVTETVVPLPGIPDELWQLLVQCLAKAPASRLRASELAARLREQLPQLAGIPPLDVDEPDAEPEPQTYDEQQYTPAPEEPRRRGAVPLVSGSSADSNRDTHTSMRVPAPDELSGGPRGTARAPRSPGTPRPGSARNKSAAVRKRRLTLGAAALVLVAALGVGGWLALSGDDEGAPAQDPGNSAPGTP; encoded by the coding sequence TTGGCACGGAATATCGGCAGCCGGTACACCGCACACCAGATCCTGGGGCGCGGCAGCGCCGGCACGGTCTGGCTCGGCGAAGGGCCCGAGGGCCCGGTGGCCATCAAGCTGCTCCGCGAGGACCTCGCGTCCGACCAGGAACTCGTCGGCCGCTTCGTCCAGGAGCGCACCGCCCTGCTCGGTCTCGACCATCCCCATGTCGTCGCCGTCCGCGACCTCGTGGTGGACGGCAACGACCTGGCACTGGTCATGGACCTGGTACGCGGCACCGACCTGCGCACCCGCCTCGACCGCGAACGCCGCCTCGCGCCCGAGGCCGCCGTGGCGATCATCGCGGACGTCGCCGACGGCCTCGCCGCCGCACACGCCGCCGGCGTGGTCCACCGCGACGTCAAGCCGGAGAACATCCTGCTCGACATGGAGGGCCCGCTCGGACCCGGCGGCTCGCATCCGGCGCTGCTCACCGACTTCGGCGTGGCCAAGCTGATCGACACCCCGCGCCGCACCAAGGCCACCAAGATCATCGGCACGCCGGACTATCTGGCCCCCGAGATAGTCGAGGGGCTGCCGCCGCGCGCCGCCGTCGACATCTACGCCCTCGCCACGGTCCTGTACGAACTCCTCGCAGGTTTCACGCCCTTCGGCGGAGGACACCCCGGCGCCGTCCTGCGCCGCCACGTCACGGAGACGGTCGTACCGCTCCCCGGCATCCCCGACGAGCTCTGGCAGCTCCTGGTCCAGTGCCTGGCCAAGGCCCCCGCCTCCCGGCTGCGCGCCTCCGAGCTCGCGGCCCGGCTGCGCGAGCAGCTCCCGCAGCTGGCCGGCATCCCGCCGCTCGACGTGGACGAGCCGGACGCCGAGCCGGAACCCCAGACCTACGACGAGCAGCAGTACACCCCCGCCCCCGAGGAGCCCCGCCGCCGCGGCGCGGTCCCGTTGGTATCCGGCTCGTCCGCCGACTCCAACCGCGACACCCACACGAGCATGCGCGTCCCGGCCCCCGACGAACTCTCCGGCGGCCCCCGCGGCACGGCCAGGGCCCCCCGCTCCCCGGGCACGCCCCGCCCCGGCTCGGCCCGCAACAAGTCCGCCGCCGTCCGCAAGCGCCGCCTCACGCTGGGCGCCGCGGCCCTGGTGCTGGTGGCGGCGCTGGGCGTGGGCGGCTGGCTGGCGCTGAGCGGCGACGACGAGGGCGCACCCGCCCAGGACCCGGGGAACTCGGCACCGGGCACGCCCTGA
- the prfB gene encoding peptide chain release factor 2 encodes MAVVDISEELKSLSSTMGSIEAVLDLDALRADIAALEEQAAAPSLWDDPEAAQKITSKLSHLQAEVRKTEALRNRIDDLEVLFELAQDEGDADALAEAESELESVRKALDEMEVRTLLSGEYDSREALVNIRAEAGGVDAADFAEKLQRMYIRWAERHGYKTEVYETSYAEEAGIKSTTFAVQVPYAYGTLSVEQGTHRLVRISPFDNQGRRQTSFAGVEVLPVVEQTDHIEIDESELRVDVYRSSGPGGQGVNTTDSAVRLTHLPTGIVVSCQNERSQIQNKASAMNVLQAKLLERRRQEEQAKMDALKGDGGNSWGNQMRSYVLHPYQMVKDLRTEFEMGNPEAVFNGEIDGFLEAGIRWRKQREK; translated from the coding sequence GTGGCAGTCGTCGATATTTCCGAAGAGCTGAAGTCCCTCTCCTCGACCATGGGGTCGATCGAGGCCGTCCTGGACCTGGATGCGCTGAGGGCGGACATCGCCGCGCTCGAGGAGCAGGCGGCCGCGCCTTCCCTCTGGGACGACCCCGAGGCGGCGCAGAAGATCACCAGCAAGCTTTCGCACCTCCAGGCCGAGGTCCGCAAGACCGAGGCCCTCCGCAACCGGATCGACGATCTCGAAGTCCTCTTCGAGCTCGCCCAGGACGAGGGCGACGCCGATGCCCTGGCCGAGGCGGAGTCGGAGCTGGAGTCCGTCCGGAAGGCGCTGGACGAGATGGAGGTCCGTACTCTCCTGTCCGGCGAGTACGACTCCCGCGAGGCCCTGGTCAACATCCGGGCCGAGGCCGGTGGCGTGGACGCGGCCGACTTCGCCGAGAAGCTCCAGCGCATGTACATCCGCTGGGCCGAGCGGCACGGCTACAAGACCGAGGTCTACGAGACCTCGTACGCGGAAGAGGCCGGCATCAAGTCGACCACCTTCGCCGTCCAGGTGCCGTACGCCTATGGCACGCTCTCCGTCGAGCAGGGCACCCACCGGCTCGTCCGGATCTCGCCCTTCGACAACCAGGGCCGCCGCCAGACGTCCTTCGCGGGCGTCGAGGTGCTGCCGGTGGTCGAGCAGACCGACCACATCGAGATCGACGAGTCCGAGCTGCGCGTGGACGTGTACCGCTCCTCGGGCCCCGGTGGTCAGGGCGTCAACACCACGGACTCCGCGGTTCGTCTGACCCACCTCCCGACCGGCATCGTCGTCTCCTGCCAGAACGAGCGCTCGCAGATCCAGAACAAGGCGTCCGCGATGAACGTCCTCCAGGCGAAGCTCCTTGAGCGCCGCCGCCAGGAGGAGCAGGCCAAGATGGACGCCCTCAAGGGCGACGGCGGCAACTCCTGGGGCAACCAGATGCGGTCGTACGTCCTGCACCCGTACCAGATGGTCAAGGACCTGCGTACGGAGTTCGAGATGGGCAACCCGGAAGCGGTCTTCAACGGCGAGATCGACGGCTTCCTGGAAGCGGGCATCCGCTGGCGCAAGCAGCGGGAGAAGTAG